In the Piscinibacter sp. XHJ-5 genome, one interval contains:
- the rplK gene encoding 50S ribosomal protein L11 — translation MAKKIVGFIKLQVPAGKANPSPPIGPALGQRGLNIMEFCKAFNAQTQGMEPGLVLPVVITAFADKSFTFQLKSPPASVLIKKALKLDKGSPKPNAQKVGKLTRAQAEEIAKMKQKDLTGADLEAGVRTIAGTARSMGVTVEGV, via the coding sequence ATGGCCAAGAAAATTGTCGGCTTCATCAAGCTGCAAGTCCCGGCGGGCAAGGCAAACCCGTCACCCCCGATCGGTCCCGCGCTGGGTCAGCGCGGACTGAACATCATGGAATTCTGCAAGGCGTTCAACGCCCAGACCCAGGGCATGGAGCCCGGTCTGGTGTTGCCGGTGGTCATCACCGCCTTTGCGGACAAGTCGTTCACCTTCCAGCTGAAAAGCCCGCCCGCGTCGGTGCTCATCAAGAAGGCGCTCAAGCTGGATAAGGGCTCGCCGAAGCCGAACGCGCAGAAGGTAGGCAAGCTCACCCGGGCGCAGGCCGAGGAGATCGCCAAGATGAAGCAGAAGGATCTGACGGGCGCCGACCTCGAAGCCGGCGTGCGCACGATCGCTGGCACGGCCCGCTCG
- the secE gene encoding preprotein translocase subunit SecE, giving the protein MSNPPVETVSTGADKAKLAVAGLLVIGAVVAFYALGKQDQWVRVVALLGLLAAGVGIFFTSESGKQLIAYGQDSIKEVKKVVWPTRKEAMQMTGYVFAFVFVMALFLWLTDKTLEWALYDLILGWRR; this is encoded by the coding sequence ATGTCGAATCCTCCTGTCGAAACCGTCTCCACCGGCGCTGACAAGGCCAAGCTCGCCGTCGCTGGCCTGCTGGTCATCGGCGCCGTGGTGGCGTTCTACGCGCTCGGCAAGCAGGACCAGTGGGTGCGCGTGGTCGCCCTTCTCGGTCTCCTGGCTGCGGGGGTGGGTATTTTCTTCACCTCCGAGTCGGGCAAGCAGCTGATCGCCTACGGCCAGGATTCGATCAAGGAAGTGAAGAAGGTCGTGTGGCCCACCCGCAAAGAGGCCATGCAGATGACCGGCTATGTGTTTGCGTTCGTGTTCGTGATGGCGCTGTTCCTGTGGCTCACCGACAAGACGCTTGAGTGGGCGCTATACGACCTGATCCTGGGCTGGCGGCGTTGA
- the nusG gene encoding transcription termination/antitermination protein NusG has protein sequence MTDQIENATPAPDEQPAAAPSNKRWYVVHAYSGMEKAVERNLRERIDRSGMQDKFGRILVPMEEVVELKNGKKAVTERRFFPGYVLVEMEMDDDTWHLVKHTSKVTGFVGGAKNRPAPISESEVMKIVNQMQEGIEKPRPKVEWSVGELVRVKEGPFTDFNGAIEDVNYDKSKVRVSVTIFGRATPVELDFGQVEKV, from the coding sequence ATGACTGACCAAATCGAAAACGCGACTCCTGCGCCGGACGAGCAGCCGGCGGCGGCCCCGTCCAACAAGCGGTGGTATGTCGTGCACGCCTATTCCGGCATGGAGAAGGCCGTCGAGCGCAATTTGCGCGAGCGCATCGATCGCTCCGGCATGCAGGACAAGTTCGGCCGGATCCTGGTGCCGATGGAAGAGGTCGTGGAGCTCAAGAACGGCAAGAAGGCCGTCACCGAGCGGCGCTTCTTCCCGGGCTATGTGCTCGTCGAGATGGAGATGGACGACGACACTTGGCATCTGGTCAAGCACACGAGCAAGGTCACCGGTTTCGTCGGCGGCGCGAAGAACCGTCCGGCGCCGATCTCGGAATCCGAGGTCATGAAGATCGTCAACCAGATGCAGGAAGGCATCGAAAAGCCACGGCCGAAGGTGGAGTGGTCGGTTGGAGAGCTGGTGCGTGTCAAGGAAGGTCCGTTCACCGACTTCAACGGTGCGATCGAGGATGTCAACTACGACAAGTCCAAGGTGCGCGTGTCGGTCACGATTTTCGGCCGCGCCACGCCGGTCGAGCTGGATTTCGGGCAGGTCGAGAAGGTCTAG